tctgtctgtctgtctgtctgtctgtctgtctgtctgtctgtctgtctgtctgtctgtctgtctgtctgtctgtctgtctgtctgtctgtctgtgtgtgcgtttcTGTATATGTTAGTGtttatgtgtgtacgtgtgcctcTGCATGGTGCATGCAAACTAATGtttttctgtgtttctctcccagCCTCACAGAGACCCTAGAGATGTTTTCCCTGGACCAGAGCAATAATGTGTCCTCGGTGGTTCAGCCCAACCTGGTAGTCCAGTCTGTCCAAGTACCAAGTGACTCAGTAGGGATCCAGTTTACTGCTCTGACTGGTGGGTAGGACTGCTAGTGAACCTACATACTGCCATTTAAAGTGATAGTTTATATCTGTGTTGACAGTCTAGTTATATCTCCTCATTTTAAAATGTTTCTCCTCTGCTGTCAATAAGGTTTGGAATGGATTTGATTTGGTGTACTACAGacaagaacagatacagtggaggctgctgaggggaggacgactcataataatggttggaacagagcgaatggaatggcataaaacacatggaaaccgcgtgtttgatgtatttgataccattccgctgattccactccagccgttaccatgagcccattctccccaattaaggttccaccagcctcctgtggtacAGAAGTAACACTATATTGTTCTGCTTTAAATTGTTAAATCATATTAATCTCCTTCTCCAGGAAGATCTGGTAATTTTGTGGCCAACAGAATTCATCTCAACAACAATACCTCTAAACTGATAGCTGACAAAGGACGTTCTACCGATGTCCAGATTGTTATCAAATTCCCACCAGGTGAGTCAATGCTGGTATGCTAACAGTGTAGATCCTCAATATTTAATTTCCTTATACGCTTTCACCGAGAGCGCTTAACTGCTCTTTGTGGTGGCCAAAATCAGGTCAGCAATGCCAAATATTTAGATTGTCCAATAAAGATGAGTCATATGACACATGGATAGGTAAACTATTGAGAAATAATTAGGCTTCCCTGATAGTTCTACAAGGCAAGGTCAAGCTACTCATGTATATGTTCTGTAATGAAcagcaatctctctctccccactctctctctccctctaccctctctcattCAATTTCACTCTACTCAGTTTTGCATAGTAAAACCACAAGCCACTCCATTGGTTTTGTGCTCTACCAAAATGACCGGTTCTTCAGGTCCAGGGCTTTCAGAGCTTCTCCAGGAACCAGCAGAAGGGTCATCTCTGCTAACCTGGGAGAAGTGTCTGCGTTACATGTTGAGATGCTCTTCAAGCCCACAGTAAGATTTCTCTTGGAATAAGTAACCACATCGTGGTCCAAATCTATCTGCGAAATTTAATGGGAAGTTGTCCATTATcttcagtgcatttggaaagtattcagtcccctttcacttttcccacattttgttacgttacacccttattaaaaaatgtattcaattgctattttacctcatcaatctacgtacacacaataccccataatgacaaagcaaaaacaggttcttagaaatgtttgtaaatgtataaaaaaaaacttatattacatttacataagtattcagaccctttactcagtactttgttgaagcacctttggcagcgattacagccgttcttctctgcaaatcctctcaagctctgccaggtttaATGGgtagcatcgctgcacagctattttcagttctctccaaagatgttagatcgggttcaagtccgggctctggctgggccactcaaggacattcaaagactcctgcattgtcttggctggatgcttagggtcattgtcctgctggaattTGAAactttgtcccagtctgagggcctgagtgctctggagcaggttttcatcaaggctatctttgtactttgctccgttcaactTTCCCTCGATCCGGACTAGTATCCCAGCCCctaccactgaaaaacatccccatagcatgatgctgccaccactatgcctcaccatagggatggtgccaggtttccttcagacgtaacgcttggcattcaggccaaagagttcaatcttggttccatcagacctgagaatcttgtttctcatggtccgagtcctttaggtgccttttgtcaaactccaagcgagctgtcaagtgccttttactgaggtgtggcttctgtctggccactctaccataaatgcctgattaatggagtgctgcagagatggttgtccttctggaaggttctctcatcttcacagatgaactctggcgctctgtcagagtgaccatctggtacttggtcacctccctgacgaaggcccttctcccccgattgctcagtttgcctgggcggccagctctaggaagattcttggtggttccgaacgtcttccattgaagaatggaagtgttcctggggaccttcaacgctgcagaactttttggtacccttcctcagatctgtgcctcaacacaatcctgtctcggagctctacggacaattccttcgacctcatggcttggtttttgatctgacatgcactgtcaactgtgagaccgcgtatagacaggtgtgcctttccaaatcatgttcaatcaattgaatttaccacacatggtaaatcaagttgaagaaacatctcaaggattatcaatggaaacaggatgcacctgagctcacttttgagtctcatagcaaagggtctgaatagttatgtaaataaggtgtttcagCGTTTAATTTTtacacatttacaaacatttcttaaaacctgtttttgctttgccattatggggtattttgtgtagattgctgaggattattTTTAAAGTCAATTTTAGACTAAGACTAGGCTAGTGGCTGTGGATTTTTgttcctcccttgtacttgattgataaTTAAGATGACTAATGGCTTATCCGCCATTAAGAACAAGGAAGCAAATATTGCattgtatataatatgatatatcaTAATTGAAACTTCTTCTTTCCACATTTGCGTGATGACCTTTCATACTTCACAATTGACTTtataatttttttacatttacatttaagtcatttagcagacgctcttatccagagcgacttgaatGAGGAATACCATCAGTGCATGTCTTTTTCTGAAGGATTTACAGTGAGTTTGTGTCTGTTCTCACTTCTCAGGCTGTTTCCAACGCCTCCCTCTATGACTTTGCCTGCGTGTCATGGAACTACACGTTGAAAGACTGGAGCACCTTTGGCTGCTCCAAAGTCAACCACTCAGCAGACGGCCTGCGATGTTTCTGTAATCACACCACTAACTTCGCTGTGCTGATGGTGAGTAGCTAGCTGCCTTCATCTCCCTTTTACTGACCACACGCTGACCTATGGAGGGGTTCACAAACCTTTTTGAAACATGACCCCATTTTGATATCTGAAAGTTCTTGTGACCCCAACCATGTGAATTTCTTTTTGTAATTAAGAGCAATTTTTACTTTTTTTTAGTTGGGTCTATGGTGCTATGGCAGTCAATTGcaaaacattctaacagtatttctgattgtttTCCCAACTCACCATCACATACATTTAATGTGAGGCTATGACAGTCAATGTAAATTGGTCTGACATAAAGTCTCTTATCTCACCATCACTAATGAGATGGTGAGATAAGAGACATGATGCATGTCGTGTCGGATGTTCTCAAAATCAGGTGGTGTGGTTGCCAGTGTTcacctcatctctgctgtcacCTCTAACCTGGATCGATATTTGGTTTTAATGCAAACTAGAACACTAATTCCAGCCTCCCACAGATATGAGCTGTCAAAGGGGTATCATGAGTTTCAATACTCAGAGCGAGACGGCAGGATATTTAATCCCTTTGAGTCAGGAACCAAAATGCTTTGTCTGCAGCATTCGGTCATATGACGGCACAATCTGTGTTCCATTTCACTTACCGGCATGTCAACTGAGGCAGGATCACAGTCAAACAGATTTCTCTCCAATAAGAAATATTTTTTTCTGAATGCACTGATTCGGTCACTCGACTGTAGAATGTTTTTCTATTTTACCTGCATTCTTGTGTTCAGTTTCCCAAATATGTCATTTACATAGGCAAGGAGACACATTTTATTTTTCCACCGTTCGATCTCATGGAATCTGTTTTTCGTCAATATAGCCATGCAGCCGATCCTCTGTGCAGTTTCATGCTTGAATCGTGAGACAGAACAATATATCCTTGTGAATAGCATCCCCGACATGTAGCTAACAAAAGTAAATGAACAGGCATCTCGGCCCTCACAACTCACATCCATTTGGAAAGCTGGGGAGTTTTTTAGTGGTTCAGTCAGTTTCCTATTGATTGTGATCTATAGCATCAATTCTTAGATTTACAGTGTTATCAGAGAAAGGTATTGATGTGAGTTTCTGTGCCTCCCCACACCTTGTTTTCACCATATCGATTGTTGCGGTAATATACTTGAAATAGTGTGTGGTTTCATACAGTAGTGGGAGTGGGCCTAGCCATTCACCATGGGAATAGAGTGACCACATGTCCCGGATTGTGCAGGACAGTCCCCCATTTTGGACCTTTGTCCCGCAACCAAACCATCATGTCCCACATTTTATCAACACATTCAAACACCACCGCCAATTtagatgtttttttatttgtccAGTATTTCAGTCAGACATTCCAACCTGTCTCTTGCAGTCACGTTGAGCTTACGAAAAAATAGACTTGCAAATCATAAGGATGTGGTAGCCTAAGCCATGGGGATGTTAATCCCTTCTCCATTCATTGATGAGATCTGATATTCTGCAGAGCGCAGGATGAGACATTGGCCTATCCTCAACAAATATTTCTGACTGTGACAAACTTAgtgttgaaatatatattttcattttcTTTCTGCAGTCGTTCAGGAGGGACTTTAAATACGCTGATGAGCTACACTCGATCACCATATTGGGATGTTCCATATCCATCATTGGGTTGAGTTTAACAATAACATTCCAGATCGCAACCAGGTAAGATCCTACAGGGTTCCAGAACCAATTCAAAATATACAGTAACATTCCAGATGGTGACCAGGTAAGATTCTACAGGGTTCCAGAACCAATTCAAAATATACAATAACATTCCAGATGGTGACCAGGTAAGATCCTACAGGGTTCCAGAACCAATTAAAAATATACAATAACATTCCAGATGGTGACCAGGTAAGATCCTACAGGGTTCCAGAACCAATTAAAAATATACAATAACATTCCAGATGGAGACCAGGTAAGATCCTACAGGGTTCCAGAACCAATTCAAAATATTGGGTGCTTCTCAATAGTGTAAAGAAGCCCTTTGTCTGATCCAACAGGACTTGATAGGTGAAACCATTATAAAACCCACTATTAATGAACCAACACATCCATAACTACACATATAACTTCCCTAACATAGTGTTGTCTATCACCTGTCCCCAGGAAATCACGCAAAACCAACCCAACGGTCCTCTTAGTGAGCATCTGCGTGTGTCTCCTGAtcttcaccctcctcttcatGTTGGGAGTGGACAACCCTCATAAACAGCTGGGCAAACCTAAAATACAGGAGGACAACATTCTCCCCCcgtccgacacacacacagagcgggACAGAGGGCCCTGTACTGCAGTGGCAGTCCTGCTGCAGTACTTCCTGTTGGGGACGTTCACCTGGAACACGCTGTACGCCACACATGTCTTCCTAATGATCAGAAACAGCCTGGCCACCAGCCCGTCACACTTCACAGCCTATACAATGGCCATCGGATGGGGTAGGACAGCATGGAGAAACATCAAGTATTTAGTCGTTTCGGCTGACATTAGACCTGGGCTCCTTGAACTAAAACTAATGCTTGGTGATATTTTCAGGCTCTAATAAGCCTGAAATAGAACTTAAAAGCAACTTGTATAGTGATGTAATGTCTTTAGAGGATGTAtgtgtggtatatatatatactatgtaTATGGCTGCATGCAAATCTACCAGGAAATAACAACATCATTCTCTCCTTTAGGACTGCCTGCAGTTGTGGTGGCCCTCACCTTAGGAATTAGTTACAGAGTGGATGATCCACTGGGATACAGGCAGGAGGAATTGTGAGTcaatactactactgtactactactctgtactgtattgtactgtactatactgtacttgaAAGAGAGCGACCCGGCTCAACGTATTTATTGGTTTGTAAACCACTGCATGGGCAGTGTGTGGGGTACATGGGGACAGTCTGATTGGCTGAAGCCACGAGCTGGAGGTGATGAATATCTCTCAAATTGTACTGTACTACCAATATCAATGTGGGGCAATTGCTGTATAAAATGTTATAACTAATACTGTAAAAGCTTTTCCCTATCAATGTTTGTATTGCATGCTTTTAAAGATGGTTAAGAACAATTACAAAAGTTGTAAAAAACAAGAAGAACGATCCATTGTGTTGAAAGGTTTCTTGTTTACTTATGCCACCCACCACGTTTACTTTATACCACATTATTCAAATCACTGGCATCCTGTTTTGTCTGTCACATAGTCCCACTCTAATTCATTCATTTGACCTGTCAGCTGCTGGCTTGCTGCCCTCGATCCAAAGGGGAACTTTGACTTCAAGCTGCCAATGTTTTGGGGGTTCCTGATACCTGTGGCGTTCATGCTTATCTTCAACACAGTGGTGTTGGTATGTTTTACAGTTACAACAGCCAAGACCAACCCACATTTAACCAGGTAACATTAATTGGGGCATTTTGGAGGCACAAAGTACAAACTTGTAGTCATTAAGATGTCTTGATTTAAATGCCTACTAACGcgcttgtttattttttattgtatttcaatgaAAAGCTGttataaataaaatgtattattattttgtcATTATTAATTCAGTCATTAGTAATCAAATCATACAATTTAATGAGCACCGTGCACTAACCCACTCAGTCAATGGTAGCATACTGTTcttatccaatttgtaagtcgctctggataagagcgtctgctaaatgacttaaatgtaaatgtaaatgttataccaCAGCATTACAGCAGTCTATTACAGCAATCTAAGTATGTTGGTTATGTTTCCCAGTACAAGACACACATCGATGAAGAAGAAGTTCCTCAGTAGCTTCTCTCTGGCTGTGGTGCTCGGTCTCTCCTGGATCCTGGGCTATCTGTTGCTCATTCCACAGAACCAGACCATGTACACCATACTCAACATCTCCTTCTGTGTTCTCACCACCACTCAGGTAGTAaacgtatgcactcactactgtaagtcactctggataagagcgtctgctaaatgactcaaatgtaaactaGAAATACTAGTGTACTATTGTACCACATAATCCAGACATGATTGAAAATTAGACACCTAGTAAACATAAATAAATTGAGCTGCTCTTTATGGAAATGCTACCTTTTGTTTGTCCTTGTGTGTTCCTGAAAATACTTGATAATGTCTTTGTGTTTTCACTCCACAGGGATTGCAGATTTTCATTCTGTTCACAGCAAGAACAGCAATTGTCAAGAAAAAGATGTCAAGTACTTTGAAATCTATCTCTAGTTTTGGGATCCCTCTTCACACTAGGAAGTTCAGTCTATGGCGAGGCGAGCACAGTTATAACGTAGAATCATACACACAACAGGACACTGATCTGTCATTTTCACCTTGTTCCACAGACATCTAACTGATGGGCTGCAAGTTCAACCTCTGTTGTAAAATATCTCATATACCTCCACTATTGtcctataatatacagtataatacacacaACATTTTGTATCGACGTATATTCACTGTGAATTCCCTTAGAAGTTGTGTTGTCCAATGAACTATCAAAATAAAGGAAGTCACACACTGCATGCATAATCTCCCAACAatttaatgggtatttaccaacgtttcggcatcactgtgcctccCTTCAACCTGTTGTAAAATGTTTTATGTACCACACTATTGtcatataatatacagtataatacacaccATTTTCTATCAATGTATTGTTACTGTGAATTCCCTCAGAAGTTGTTGCCCAAGGATTTTTTTGGCTATGCACATTTTTGTTAATACTgtatgttatatatattttttaaatgtaactgtTTTGAATAAAACGGATTATTATCTTTGAAACTGTTCAGTATTTTTTTGTTAGAAAAAAATCTCAGAAAATAGCTTTAAACAGTGCAGCTTTAGGTGTCACGtagctaggagtggtgggtgcgaagtcaggcgcagagagcagaggttcAGGGAAATCCGTATTTATTCCAGTAAGGAAAGGTCACGCCAAAACAACAGGCGAAAAATAAAGACAGACCCAAAACAGGACACTAAACAGTCCAAACAATAACCAAACACAACcatccacatttacatttacatttaagtcatttagcagacgctcttatccagagcgacttacaaattggtgcattcaccttaacaTCACAGAAgcctgaaatataacaaaactgtttgacatagaaacacctgaTTTTTCATCcttaaacaaaaaaaacaaaaaaaacacccatgaggccaaagagggCACTTTTGGTcactgactgcaggaaagggcctGTACAGCACAAGCTGAAAGCTGCAGCTGCCAATTACATATGTGGTAGTACAAGGCAACAAAAGAACATCAGGCTAGGATGTTACGGGACAGCAAGGATGAGAGGGTTCGCCAGCAAGAGATTGAGGAGGTATGAAAGGCTGAGAAAGAAAGCAGGGATGTCAGAGGGGGTCTGACATGCctgagctggccgcccagccaaactgagcaatagggggagaagggccttggtcagggaggtgaccaagaacctgatggtcactctgacagagctcctctgtggagatggaaaaccttccagaaggacaaccatctctgcagcactccaccaatcaggcctttatggtagagtggccagacggaagccacacctcagtaaaaggcacttgacagctcgcttggagtttgacaaaaggcacctaaaggactcggaccatgagaaataagattctctggtctgatgaaaccaagattgaactctttggcctgatgccaagcgtcaagtccggaggaaaactggcaccatgcctacagtgaagcatggtggtggcagcatcatgctgtgaggatatttttcagtggcagggactgggagactagtgagggttgagggaaaaatgaatggagcaaagtacagagagattcttgacgaaaacctgctccagatcactcaggacctcagactggggaaacggttcaccttccagtaggacaatgaccctaagcacacatcctagacaatgcaggagtggcttcgggacaagtttctgaatgtccttgagtggcccagacagagcccggacttgaacccgatcaaacatctctggagagacctgaaaatagctgtgcagcaacgctccccatccaacctgacagagcttaagagtatctgcagagaagaatgggagaagctccccaaatacaggcttgtagcgtcatacccaataaagactcgaggctgtaatcgctgccaaagatgcttcaacaaagtactgagtaaagggtctgaatacctatcacatttacatatttccgttttttatttttaatacatttacaaacaattctaaaaacctgttcttgctttgtcattatggggtattgtgtgtagattgataagggggggaaactatttaatccattttagaaacaggctgtaacataacaaaatgtggaaaaagtcaaggggtctgaatacttttcgaatgccctgtatatatatagtgctTATTTTATGTTTGTTTACTGTATATTCTGTTTACTGTGGCAGCACCATTTCACAAAGTCAAATTCCTGTACATGCAGATGTATTTGGTGAATAAAGGTGATTCCTTGAAGGAGGAAGGAGTAGCGATTGCAGTGCCATCCGGCTCACAGAAGGCACAGAGTGGAGAGTACCTGTCAGGTGAGCCAACAGCGATAACACACATTTTATTTTAGATATTATACTTCCTTGCAGTCAATATTTGCTAGAAGTAGTCCTCTGTCCAGTGCTTTTAGAATTGTCCATGCTCCCTGACTGCCTAGGTTTTGTTAGACTTGTATCAAGCAGGACAGAGTAAAGAGACTGATTGTATGTCCATTATAATTTCAACACAGTTTAGATTTGTTTTGAGTCATTTCAATGTCGTTTAAGATAATAGTAAAACAAATCAGAAGATAAAATAAATGATTCTGGGCCAGATTGAATGGGCTCGTGGGCCAGATTGAATGGGCTTGTGGGCCAGATTGAATGGGCTCGTGGGCCGGATTGAATGGGCTTGTGGGCCAGATTGAATGGGCTCGTGGGCCAGATTGAATGGGCTTGTGGGCCAGATTGAATGGGCTCGTGGGCCAGATTGAATGGGCTTGTGGGCCAGATTGAATGGGCTCGTGGGCCGGATGGAATGGGTTAGTGGGCCAGATTGAATGGGCTCGTGGGCCAGATTGAATGGGCTCGTGGGCCGGATTGAATGGGCTCGTGGGCCGCATTCATCTGTGGTGTATCCAATCTATACTAGCCTAAACTAGACCTAGGAAAACCAGATTACAATAAAGGATGACTGTGGTATCATATTATGGAGAGTTGATGTGGATGGAAATGTAGCTGTGACCTCAAGGGGTGACGTTGATGTTACCAGGAATTATGATGCTCAAACTGTACCTTATATCTGCGTTGTGCCTGTCAAACAAAGTCTGATGTGAAGTTTattcaaattcttatttacatatGATTTGTTTTTTCTCAATGAATGATATTGTCACTATATATGACAGTTAGGATATCTCCTTACTGGTACCCCAGGATGTAGCACATTCACACCATTAGTAAGTCTCAAATCATTTAAGTATGCATGACACTATGCATTTATTCCTTCTATCACTATTTTGtgttcatggatgccaagggaagccaggcttcccccaaaataaataaaaatgtatctcacaggagaaagcattCTAGCAAGCAAAACagcgccctctgtctctctacgtgtctATCTCATTCTGTCTGGTCCAAAGGAGTACGACACTGTTGCTGCCCGTAGCATTGAAGGcacgctaaatagtgtttcaatcggtaacgtcacttgctctgagaccttgaagtagtggttccccttgttGGTTAGTAGTGGTTCCCCCTTGGAATTGGCTTTTTTCTAAGTAACCattagggtgagtcaacatgtttttctactttTACTCACACAGAAATCAGAATCATTGGCAGCCACAACATATTTAGTTTACATTGATTGGATTAAGTTGTTTTGTTATATTTTAGTTGACACTGTATTAGACTCcgcagaggtgatttgatgatgttcaAATGTTGAAGTtttgctggaatagtggaggcagctcccgTTTAAAATTTTGagcccttttttctccccaattttgtggtaatCCATTGGTAGTCACAGTCttatctcatcgctgcaactcccgtacggactcaggagaggcgaaagCCGAGAGCCGtgcttcctccgaaacacaacacaacccaaccaagccgcactgcttcttgacacaatgcacacataacccggaagccagccgcacctatGTGTAGGAGGAAACACCTTACACCTGACAATCGTgccagcgtgcactgcgcccagccagccacacaaggacatccctgccggccaaattGTGGTCCGCCacagccggctgcaacagagGCTGGACTCAAaccccagaatctctagtggcacagctggcactgcattcttagaccactgtgccgctcaggaggcagctcctgttttcttggCGACTTGTGGTAACTCTCTGTGGTCCGAAAATGTCGTAAACATTAACTTAACCCCAAACGAgaaacaggtgaaactaatacagACATAACCAACAGAAAAGAAAGGGAATCGGTGGCAGCTCGTAGACCGGTGActacgaccgccgagcgccgcccgaac
Above is a genomic segment from Oncorhynchus gorbuscha isolate QuinsamMale2020 ecotype Even-year linkage group LG23, OgorEven_v1.0, whole genome shotgun sequence containing:
- the LOC124010424 gene encoding adhesion G-protein coupled receptor G7-like; this translates as MCSLLTLDDWKTAEMKELWIMVVFATVSFPQGDLITSSAIPTTIDITIPTLGDPITLNTTGLPTTSLPTTSNTTTPPLVCINGGELLSGDCICPDEWTGETCSEGNFCNSTIIGDFSFPRTMVDWSAYSEELCDENTTSAGLPKALAECSYDTGSPMFGPPHELQCELTLSDILGNISSNSGGLLQLAFSTQILTSRPKRLSADNITTAAEIANTLLQSANITEDIAVAAVTTISQLLNASEESTQERDAVQNLTETLEMFSLDQSNNVSSVVQPNLVVQSVQVPSDSVGIQFTALTGRSGNFVANRIHLNNNTSKLIADKGRSTDVQIVIKFPPVLHSKTTSHSIGFVLYQNDRFFRSRAFRASPGTSRRVISANLGEVSALHVEMLFKPTAVSNASLYDFACVSWNYTLKDWSTFGCSKVNHSADGLRCFCNHTTNFAVLMSFRRDFKYADELHSITILGCSISIIGLSLTITFQIATRKSRKTNPTVLLVSICVCLLIFTLLFMLGVDNPHKQLGKPKIQEDNILPPSDTHTERDRGPCTAVAVLLQYFLLGTFTWNTLYATHVFLMIRNSLATSPSHFTAYTMAIGWGLPAVVVALTLGISYRVDDPLGYRQEEFCWLAALDPKGNFDFKLPMFWGFLIPVAFMLIFNTVVLVCFTVTTAKTNPHLTSTRHTSMKKKFLSSFSLAVVLGLSWILGYLLLIPQNQTMYTILNISFCVLTTTQGLQIFILFTARTAIVKKKMSSTLKSISSFGIPLHTRKFSLWRGEHSYNVESYTQQDTDLSFSPCSTDI